In Leifsonia sp. AK011, the genomic stretch GGCGGTGCCGGTGAGACGCACCTCGATCGTGCCGGACGGCAGGCCGTTCTCGCCGTGACGCAACGTCACCTCGTGCCCGAGCATCGTGCCGACGGCACGCTCGGTGTTGCGAATGGGCAGGTCGATCGTCACGGGAGTCCCGTGCTCGAGCGTGCCAGCGGCCAGCCGGATCAGTTCACGGTCGAAGTGCTCGTCGATCTCGTGGTCCTGCGAGGTGCGGTTGATGCGCGGTTCGTCGTCCCGGAACTGCGGCCCCTCGAGGATCGGCGCCAGGTCGAGACCGTCTGCCTTCCAGTGCTGGACAGCACGGTCGACGTCGAGCAGCTCACGGTGGCCGATCGCCTCGTCGAGCGAGCGGAAGCCCAGCTCGGACAGGTACTCACGGATCTCCTGCGCGAGGAACTCGAAGAAGCTGACGACGAACTCCGGCTTGCCGGTGAAACGAGCGCGCAACTCGGGGTTCTGCGTGGCGACGCCAACAGGGCACGTGTCGAGGTGGCAGACGCGCATGAGGATGCAGCCTTCCACGACGAGTGGAGCCGTCGAGAAGCCGTACTCCTCGGCGCCGAGAAGCGCAGCGATGATGACATCCCTGCCCGTCTTCATCTGGCCGTCCACCTGCACGACCACGCGGTCGCGCATGTTGTTGAGCATGAGCGTCTGCTGGGTCTCAGCAAGTCCCAGCTCCCACGGGGTTCCTGCGTGCTTGAGCGAGTTGAGGGGGCTTGCGCCGGTTCCGCCGTCGTGGCCGGAGACCAGGACGACATCCGCCTTCGCCTTCGCCACACCGGCCGCAACCGCACCAATGCCCGACTGGCTCACGAGCTTGACGTGCACGCGCGCTTCGGGGTTCGAGCGCTTCAGGTCGAAGATGAGCTGCTTGAGGTCCTCGATCGAGTAGATGTCGTGGTGCGGCGGCGGCGAGATGAGGCCGACACCAGCCGTGCCATGGCGCGTGCGTGCGATCCACGGGTACACCTTGCCCGCGGGCAGCTGGCCACCCTCGCCGGGCTTCGCGCCCTGCGCCATCTTGATCTGGATGTCCGTGGCATGCGTCAGGTACATGCTCGTGACGCCGAAGCGTCCGGATGCCACCTGCTTGATCGCCGAACGACGAGTCGGGTCGAGCAGCCGCTCGACATCCTCGCCGCCCTCGCCCGTGTTCGAGCGGGCGCCGATGCTGTTCATGGCGATCGCGAGCGTCTCGTGGGCTTCCTTGCTGATCGAGCCGTAGCTCATCGCACCCGTGTTGAACCGCTTCATGATGGCCTCGATGGGCTCCACCTCGTCGAGGGGAACACGCGAGCGCTCGCCCGTGCGCAGGCCGAAGAGGCCCCGCAGGGTCATCAGACTCTCGGCCTGGTCATCCACGAGCTTCGTGTAGTCACGGAAGATGTCGTAACGCTTGGACCGGGTCGCGTGCTGGAGGCGGAACACGGTCTCAGGGTTGAAGAGGTGCGGTGGCCCCTCACGGCGCCACTGGTACTCACCACCGGTGGCCAGACGCTCGTGTGCGCTCGTCGCACCGTCCTCGGGGTACGCGGCGGCGTGACGCGCCGCGTTCTCCTGCGCGATGACCTCGAGGCCAACGCCGCCGAGCAGGCTGGACGTACCCGTGAAGTACTGGTCGACGAATTCCTGCGAGAGACCGACAGCCTCGAAGGCCTGGGCGCCCGCGTAGGAGCTCACGACGGAGATGCCCATCTTCGACATGATCTTGAGAACGCCCTTGCCGAGCGCCTTGATCAGATTCTTCACGGCCTTCTCGGGCGTGAGCGAATGGATCATCCCGCTGCGGACGAGTTCCTCAGCGGTCTCCATGGCGAGATAGGGGTTGATCGCGGAGGCACCGTAGCCGACGAGCAGTGCGACGTGGTGGACTTCCCGCACATCTCCTGCCTCGACGATGAGTCCGACCTTCATGCGAGTCTCCTCGCGAATCAGGTGGTGATGCACCGCAGCGAGCATGAGCAACGACGGGATCGGTGCGAGATCCTTGTTGGAGTCGCGGTCGGAGAGCACGATGTACTGAGCACCGGCACGAATGGCCTCATCGACCTCGGTGCACATCTCGGCGAGACGGTTCTCGAGCGCCTTGGGTCCCTGGTCAACGCGGTACAGGCCTCGGACCGTGGCGCACTTGCCACCACCGGGCTGGGCGTCGATGTGCTGGATCTTCGCGAGTTCGTCGTTGTCGATGACCGGGAACTGCAGGGCCACCTGCTGCGCGTGCTCCGGGGTCGCCGTGAGCAGGTTGCGCTCCGGCCCGAGACCGAGCGCCATCGAGGTGACGACCTCCTCGCGGATCGAGTCCAGCGGGGGGTTGGTCACCTGTGCGAACTGCTGGGTGAAGTAGTCGAAGAGCAGACGCGGTCGCTCGGACAGCACCGCGATGGGAGTGTCCGACCCCATGGCTCCGAGCGGCTCGGCCGCGTTCTGGGCCATGGGGGTGATGAGGATGCGCACTTCCTCCTCGGTGTACCCGAAGGTGCGCTGGCGCCGCACGACCGATGCAGGCGTGTGCACGATGTGCTCACGCTCTGGCAGGTCCGCAAGGGCGATACGGCCCTCGTCGAGCCACTCGGCCCACGGCTGTGACCCGGCGAGTTCAGCCTTGACCTCGTCGTCCTCGATGATGCGGCCCTCGACGGTGTCGACGAGGAACATCTTTCCCGGGCGCAGGCGGCCCTTGCGCACGACCTTGCTCGGCTCGACGTCGAGAACGCCGATCTCGCTGGCGAGCACGACAAGTCCATCGTCGGTGACGAGGTAGCGGCCGGGGCGAAGACCATTGCGGTCGAGCGTTGCACCGACGAGCGACCCGTCGGTGAAGACGAGGGCGGCCGGGCCGTCCCACGGCTCCATGAGCATCGAGTGGTACTCATAGAACGCACGCTTGGTGGGGTCGATGTCGGCCTGGTTCTCCCAGGCTTCGGGAACCATCATCATCATGGCGTGCGGCAGGCTGCGACCCGCAAGGTTCAGCAGCTCCACGACCTCATCGAATGAGGCGGAGTCACTCGCACCGGGGGTGTTGATGGGCAGGATCGAGCGGATGTCACCGAGCACATCGCTCTCAAGCTGCGACTGGCGCGCCCGCATCCAGTTGCGGTTGCCCTGAACCGTGTTGATCTCGCCGTTGTGCGCGATCATCCGGAACGGCTGCGCGAGCGGCCAGGAGGGGAAGGTGTTCGTCGAGTACCGCGAGTGGACGAGAGCGAGCTTCGAGACGAACCGCTCGTCGGAGAGGTCGGGGTAGAACGGCTCCAGCTGGAGCGTCGTCACCATGCCCTTGTAGACGAGAGTGCGCGACGAGAGCGACGGGAAGTAGGCGTAGAGCTCGTGCTCGGCGCGCTTGCGCAAGCGGAACACCTGCCGCTCGAGTTCGAGCCCGCCTGCTGTTCCCTTTCCGGTGTCCACCGTCGACTGCAGGAAGAGCTGCTCGAACGCCGGCATGGCGGCGCGGGCGAGGTTGCCCAGCTGGGACGGTTCCACGGGAACCTCGCGCCATCCGAGCACGCGAAGGCTCTCGGACTCAGCGAGGCGGGCAATTCCGGCCTTGACCTCGTTGCGCTCGGTCTCGTCCGTCGGCAGGAATGCCATTCCAACGGCGTAACGTCCGGGCGCGGGGAGCTCGAAGTCGACCACCGCACGCAGGAACGCGTCGGGGATCTGCGTGACGATACCGGCGCCGTCGCCGGTGCCCGCGTCGGACCCCACAGCACCGCGGTGCTCGAGGTTGCGAAGGGCCCCGAGTGCGGTGTCGATGATGTCGTGACCGGCGGTTCCACGAAGGGTCGCAACCATCGCGAGCCCACAGGCGTCACGTTCGTTGCGCGGGTCGTAAAGACCCGTTGCTGCGGGAGTGGAGCTGAAGCGCTCGAAGGCTGGCGTGAGAGCCATGGCTACCGTCCTCACGTTGGTGCTGGAACTGCGGGACGTCGGCGGCCCAAGGGGAATGTGAGTCCTCGAGGGTCTACGAGGACGGGGTGCTTGATCCGCTTGTGGCGGCCAACTCGTGCTCTTCCGCGGCATCGTCGCCGTCGTCGTCGGAGTCTGAGTAGGTCTCGGTCGAGTCTACAGCACCCCCCGCGCTCCACTCGCGACCGGGCAGGTACGGGCTCGGCTCCTGGCCGGGATGACGACGACGCTGCACGAGGAACAGGATGATTCCGAGCACGATCAGAACGATCGCTCCCCAGACGTTCGACCGCAGGCCGAGGAAGACCTCGCTCGGGTCGACGCGGATCGACTCGAAGATCACGCGGCCCACGCCGTACCAGATCATGTACAGCGCCCAGACCTTGCCCCACTGCAGGCGAGGTTGGGTGTCCCCCACCGGTACCAGGACGTTCACGCCGAGGATACGGCGCTTCTGGAGCCGGAACTGGCGCTCCATCGTGAGCAGGAAGACGATGCCGATCGTGTTCCAGATCATCTCGTAGAGGAACGTGGGGTGGAACAGGGTGCCGTCGGGAAGGCCCACGGGGATCGCCGGGTTGTCAGCCGGGATCTCAAGACCCCAGGGAAGGTCGGTCGGGAGGCCGAAGAGTTCGTGGTTGAAGTAGTTACCGAGGCGCCCGAGCACCTGCGCGAGCAGCATGGCGGGAGCGAGGGCGTCCGCGAACGTCCAGAAACGAAGGCCAGCGAAACGGCAGCCGATGTAGGCGCCGATCGCTCCACCGATGAGCGAGCCGATGATGGCGTTGCCGCCACTCCAGATGGCCCACACACTGTTCGGGTTCAGCGCTCCGTCGACGAAGAGGCTCCACGGTTCGGAACCAGGTCCGAAGTAGTCGCCGAGATGAGTGAGCACGTGGTACGCACGGGCACCCACGAGTCCCAGGGGAACGGCCCAGATGATCACGTCGAGAACGACGCCGGGCTCGGCCCCGCGCGCCTTCAGACGTCGGTTGACCCAGAGGGTCGCAAGCACGATCCCGATGAGGATGATGACCGCGTAGGTCGTGATGCGCAGAGGGAAAGGAAGCTCCCAACCAAAGGTCGACTCGAGCCATGCTGCGATGTTGATCTCCCTCCAGGCATCAGGAGGGCTTGGGATGCTGAGCGGCACGAAGGACAAGCCGGTCACCTTTCTGAGAGGGAACTACGCGAGTCTAGTACCGGTGGCAAGGTCGGCAGCGGTGCGAGCGACCGCGCTCACTCCCCCATCGGCGAGGGCCTTGACGAGTGCGGAACCGACGATCGCACCATCGGCGTACGCGAGGACCTCGCGTACCTGGTCGGCCGTGGAGATACCGAGCCCGACACAGGCAGAGGTGGATCCCGCCTCGCGAAGCCTGGTCACGAGCGTTCGAGCGGCGGAGTCGACGTCGTTGCGTGCTCCCGTGATGCCCATGGTGGACACCGCGTAGACGAAACCGCGGCTGAGGTCGACGGCCTGCCGCAACCTCGCATCCGTCGAGGACGGTGCCGCGAGGAACACGCGGTCCAGGTCGTCCCGATCGGATGCAGCGAGCCATTCAGATCCCTCATCGGGGATCAGGTCCGGCGTGATGAGGCCGGCCCCGCCTGCGGCCAGGAGATCGTCGGCGAAACGATCGACGCCGTACTGGACCACGGGGTTCCAGTACGTCATGACGAGAACCGGGATGTCCACGCGCGACGTGATCTCGCGCACGGCGTCGAACCCCTGCGCGAGCTTGAACCCGTTCGCGAGGGCACTCTGGGTCGCCTTCTGGATGACCGTGCCATCCATCACCGGGTCGGAGTACGGCAGGCCGAGCTCGATGACGTCGACGCCATTCTCCGCAAGGGCGACTGCCGCATCGATGCTCGTCGCGAGGTCGGGGAACCCCACGGGGAGGTAGCCGACGAGCGCTCCTGACCCTGCATCACGACGAGCGGAGATCGCCTCCGCAACGCGGCTCATTGGGCATCCAGGATGTCGAAGTACGCGCCAGCGGTCTCCATGTCCTTGTCCCCGCGCCCGGAGAGGTTGACCAGGATGATCGACTCTGGGCCGAGTTCACGACCGAGGGCGAGCGTGCCGGCCAGAGCGTGCGAGGACTCGATCGCCGGGATGATGCCCTCGGTGCGCGACAGCAGACGGAGAGCTTGCATGGCCTCGTCGTCCGTGATCGGCAAGTAGTTCGCCCTCCCGATGTCGTGGAGCCACGCGTGCTCTGGGCCGACTCCCGGGTAGTCGAGTCCCGCCGAGATCGAGTGCGATTCGATCGTCTGGCCGTCCTCGTCCTGGAGCATGTAGCTCTTCGCGCCGTGCAGCACTCCGGGACGACCTCTGGTGAGGGTTGCGGCGTGGCGCTCGGTCAGGTGCCCCTCGCCCGCGGCCTCGTACCCGTAGAGGGCGACTTCGGGATCGTCGAGGAAGGCGTGGAAGATCCCGATGGCGTTGCTACCACCGCCGACACAGGCCGTGACGGCATCCGGAAGACGGCCCGTGAGCTCGAGCACCTGCTGACGCGCCTCCTCGCCGATGATCTTGTGGAAGTCACGGACCATCACCGGGAACGGATGGGGCCCCGCGACGGTGCCGAGAAGGTAGTGGGTCGTGTCGACATTGGCCACCCAGTCACGGAGCGCGTCGTTGATGGCGTCCTTGAGGGTCCGCGAGCCGGTCGTGACCGGGATGACCTCCGCGCCGAGAAGACGCATACGAGCGACGTTCAGCGCCTGGCGCTCGGTGTCGACCTCGCCCATGTAGACGACGCATTCCATGCCGAAGAGCGCAGCCGCCGTGGCGGTGGCTACGCCGTGCTGGCCTGCGCCGGTCTCCGCGATGAGGCGCTTCTTGCCGAGGCGGCGTGCGAGCAGCGCCTGGCCGAGCACGTTGTTGATCTTGTGCGATCCCGTGTGGTTGAGGTCCTCCCGCTTCAGGATGACGCGGGCTCCCCCGGCGTGTTCCGCGAAGCGCGGCACCTCCGTGATGATCGACGGACGGCCCGTGTACGTTGCGTGGAGCGCAGCGAGTTCGGCCTGGAAGGCCGGATCGGTGCGGGCGTCGCGGTACGCGGCATCCAGCTCGTCCAGTGCAGCGATCAGGGACTCGGGGACGAAACGTCCACCGAAGTCTCCGAAATAGGGTCCTACTTCGTCGCGATACTTCATGAGTTCAGGAACTTTCGGAGTGTGGCGACCGGGTCCCCGGTCACGAGGGCTTCGCCGACGAGGACGACGTCGGCGCCGGCGCGGCGATAGTGCGCGACATCCTCCGGGGTCTTCACGGCGGATTCTGCGATGCGGATGACACCGTCCGGGAGCTCGCCGGCGAGCCTGCCGAACAGGTCCTGGTCGAGCTCGAACGTACTGAGGTCCCGCGCGTTGACGCCAATGACGTCAGCGCCGACATCCAGGGCCCGCTTCACCTCGTCGGCGGAGTGGGTCTCGACGAGTGGCGTCATGCCGAGGTCGCCGACGAGGCCGTACAGCTCCGAGAGCGTTGGCTGGTCGAGCGCGGCGACGATGAGGAGCACGAGGTCCGCTCCCGAGGCTCGGGCCTCGAACACCTGGTACGGCTCGGCGATGAAATCCTTGCGCAGGACCGGGATGCTGATAGCGGCGCGCACCGCCTCGAGATCCGCGAGCGATCCACCGAAGCGGCGACCCTCGGTGAGGACGCTCACCGCACTCGCGCCGCCCTGCTCGTAGTCCGAGGCGAGGGATGCCGGGTCGGGGATGTCGGCGAGCGGTCCGCGCGAGGGGCTCGCACGCTTGACCTCAGCGATGATGCGTACCGTCTCGCGGCGCGAGAGAGCTGCGCGAGCGTCGAGCGCGGCAGGGCGCGCGAGGGCGTCAGCCTCGACCTGGGCGAGACTGCGAGCATCACGACGATCCGAAGCGTCGTGAAGGGCTCCGGCTACGAGGTCGGCCAGCACCTAGTCGTGCGCCTTCTGTGTCAGCTTGGCCCCGCCGACGCCGTAGCCGGCGCGCGAGAGAATCCAGCCGACGATCGCTCCGACCACCACGAGGACGGCCGAACCGATGACGATCCAGGGAAGGTCGAAGAAGAATGCGACGGTCCCGATCGTGAATCCGACCAGCATGATGATGACGGCCGTCCAGGCGGCCGGTGAGTTTCCGTGGCCGGGGTCTGACTCGCTCATCGATCTCCGTTCGTTGGGGTGCTCGTCAATTCTAAGGGGATCACCGGGCTCCCGATGTCGGATCGCGGCCCTCACTGAGGGCGTCCCAGACGTCGGCGGGGGTTTCCTCCCCATCGGCATTCTCCAGGCGCACGGCTTGGAACCGGCGGGGCGAGCCACCCCATGATCGGGAGGTCACGATGACGACAAGGCCGAGGATCACGATCAGCGACCCGATCACCATCGTGACAGTGGGCCAGGCGGTCGGTGAGATGCTGGCGACAAGTTCACGTAGTGATTGGGAGCCCGCGAGGCCGGTGGCCTCGGAGATCGTCGAGGTTGCGGCGGAGATGGGATCCGCGACGGCGATGACACCGGAGGCGATGACCAGACCACCGATCGACACGGCGAGAACGCCCAGGATGATGCGGAAGACGGGGCCAGCGATCGACAGCGCGCCGACGAGCGCGAGCACGCTCAGGCCGAGCGCCGCGAGCCCGCCCGCTGCAGCCTCTCCCGGCACGACGACCTCGTCGCCAGTGGTGAGGGTGACGGAGTACCAGTCCTGTGTCCACGCGAGGAGGGCCAACGCGCCGAGCACGACGCCAGCCGCCAGAATCGAGTACTTGAGCCTGCGGCCGTTCATGGCACGCGACGAAGGGCGTTCGCGACCGCGACGGCCCGGAGCGGCGCAGCAGCCTTGTTCTGGGACTCCTCGAACTCCGCGTCCGGGTCTGAGTCCGCCACCAGGCCGGCGCCGGCCTGCACGCGTGCGAGTCCGCCGGCGATCACGGCAGTCCGAATAGCGATCGCGAGGTCGGCATCCCCGGCGAAGTCGAAGTAGCCGACCACTCCCCCGTAGACCCCGCGCTGGGCGGGTTCGAGGTCATCGATGATCTCGAGGGCACGCGGCTTCGGCGCGCCCGAGAGCGTTCCCGCCGGGAAGGTCGCGCGGAAGACATCGACAGCGTTCGCCGCCGGGCGCAGGTTGCCCTCGACAGACGAAACGAGATGCATGATGTGGCTGAAACGCTCCACCTGCATGAACTCGGTCACCTCGACGGAGCCCGCCCGGCAGACCTTCTGGAGGTCGTTGCGTGCGAGATCGACGAGCATGAGGTGCTCGGCCTTCTCCTTGTCGTCGGCCAGCAGCTCATCGGCGAGGTCGAGATCGCGCTCGGGTGTCTCCCCGCGCGGACGCGATCCTGCGATGGGATGCATGTAGACGCGGTCCCCGGTCACTTTGACCAGGGCCTCCGGACTCGAACCGATGATCGAGTACGACTCTCCCTCTGGCGACACGAGGCTGAGGAAGTACATGTACGGCGACGGGTTGAGCGTGCGCAGCACACGGTAGACATCGAGGGGCTCCGCCGAGATCTCGTGGTCGAACCGCTGCGAGATCACGACCTGGAAAACGTCGCCGTCCACGATGTGCTGCTTCGAGCGCTCCACGGCCGCAACGAACTCGTCCTTCGTGACGCGATGGGTCGGTGACGGTGCGATGCTGAGATCGACGTGGGCAAGCGCCGCCTCCGATGGCTGCGCGAGACCCTGCTGCAAGTGATCGAGACGCGTTTGGGCGTCGTCCCACAACTCCGATTCGTCCTGGACACCGTCGCCGAGTGCCGTCGCGATCAGCTGCACCGTGCCGAAGCGGTGATCCAGCACGATGAGTTCGGAGACGAAACCGAGTGCCTGACCGGGAATCGCGAAGTCAGCGGGCGGCGCATCGGGCAACCGTTCGAGTTGACGGATCGCCTCCCAGCCGATGAAACCCACGAGACCACCGGTGAGGGGCGGGTGACCCTCGACGCGCGGCGTCGACCAGCGGGAGTACAGGTGTGCGACCGCGTCAAGCGGGGTAGCGGGGATACCACCCAGGGCACGCTCGGCGGAGAGCCCGTAGTCGAGCCACACGGGCGCGTCATCCTGCTGCGTGAGTACACCGAATGTGGAGACGCCGACGAAGGAGAAGCGGGACCAGATGCCGCCCTGCTCCGCTGATTCCAGGAGGAAAGTGCCTGGACGCCCGGCCGCGAGCTTGCGGTAGATGCCCACCGGGGTCTCGCCGTCGGCGAAGAGTTCACGGATGACGGGAACGACACGATGCCCTGCCGCGATCCTGGCCCCGAAATCCTCACGGGTGGTCGTGTTACTCATCGATACCCCCGATCATCGGTTCCAGCGGGTCGACATCGAAGCACGCGTGCGCGCCCGTGTGGCATGCGGGACCGTGCTGCTCGACGGTCACGAGAAGTGTGTCATCGTCGCAGTCGAGTGCTGCGCCGCGGACGAGCTGGATGTTGCCGCTCGTGTCGCCCTTGCGCCAGTACTCCTGCCGACTGCGACTCCAGAATGTCACCCTGCCCTGGGTCAACGTGCGACGCAGAGCCTCACGATCCATGTATCCGAGCATGAGGACGTCCCGAGTCGACTCCTCCTGAATGATTGCGGGGAGCAGGCCATCCTTGTCGAAGGTCACCCGGTCGAGCACCTCGACCACGCTCTCGTCGGTCAGTTGGCTCATCGTGTCACCACTCCAGCATCGTCCAGTGCGCTCTTGATCTCGCCCACGGTCAGTTCTCCATTGTGGAACACGGACGCCGCGAGCACGGCATCGGCACCTGCAGCGATCGCCGGCAGGAAGTCGTCGATCGCGCCAGCTCCACCGCTCGCGATGACGGGCACCGAGCTGATCTCGCGCATTGCGGTGACGAGTTCGAGGTCGAAGCCGTCCTTGGTGCCGTCGGCGTCGATCGAGTTGACGAGCAGTTCCCCCGCACCGCGCTCAATGGCCTCCGCGGCCCACTCGAGCGCATCGATGTCGGTGTCCGTGCGCCCGCCGTGTGTTGTGACGATGAAACGTCCTCCTGAGCGTCGCACATCGAGGCTGAGGACGAGCACCTGCGCACCGAAACGATCGGCGATCTCCCCGATCAGTTCCGGACGTGCGATCGCCGCGCTGTTGACGCCCACCTTGTCGGCGCCGCTCGCGAGCAGACGCGACACGTCCTCGGGGCTCCGCACTCCCCCGCCGACGGTCAGCGGAATGAAGACCTGCTCGGCGGTCGCGCGCACGACATCGTACGTCGTGTCACGGTTGTCGACGGTTGCCGTGACATCGAGGAACGTGATCTCGTCTGCACCCTGCTCGTAGTACTTGCGCGCGAGTTCGACGGGGTCACCGGCATCCCGAAGATTGAGGAAGTTGACGCCCTTGACGACACGACCGGCCGCCACGTCGAGACACGGGATGACCCGGACTGCGACACCCATGTCAGATCCGAGCCGCGTGGATGGCGCTCACGAGGATCGCCCGCGCACCGACCTCGTGCAGGGCGTCCATGACCTCGTTCGCGTCACTCCTCGGCACCATCGACCGCACGGCGACCCACTCCGGGTCGTGCAGCGGGCTCAGCGTCGGGCTCTCGAGGCCGGGCGTGATGCGGGTTGCGGCCTCGAGGTGGGTGAGCGGGACGTCATAGTCG encodes the following:
- the hisF gene encoding imidazole glycerol phosphate synthase subunit HisF, producing MGVAVRVIPCLDVAAGRVVKGVNFLNLRDAGDPVELARKYYEQGADEITFLDVTATVDNRDTTYDVVRATAEQVFIPLTVGGGVRSPEDVSRLLASGADKVGVNSAAIARPELIGEIADRFGAQVLVLSLDVRRSGGRFIVTTHGGRTDTDIDALEWAAEAIERGAGELLVNSIDADGTKDGFDLELVTAMREISSVPVIASGGAGAIDDFLPAIAAGADAVLAASVFHNGELTVGEIKSALDDAGVVTR